The Chryseobacterium sp. JV274 sequence TTTCATATTGATTTTAGCGGCGATCAATTCATCTTCATAAACCAACGCTTCTCCCAGCTTAAGATCTTTAATCTGTTGAATTACGGTTTCTGTAGGAATGAAATTCGGAACTAAAAAGAGACTTTCTTTTTCCTCCGGACTTTTAAATTTATCCTGAAGATACGTTTCCGTGAAGTAGGAAATTTCCGTGTTTTCAAGGATTTTCTGCCATCTTTCGGAGAATGTAAGAATTCCGCATCGCATGGCAGCAACAGGGCGGGTAAAAGTAAGCGGAAGAAAATCTTCCCAATATTGTGCGTCTGAAAATACTAACTGCATCATTCAGGTTTTGGTTTAAAGTTTAAAATTCAAGGTTAACAAATTTACAATAAAAAAAGTCTTCCAAAAAATTGGAAGACTTCTATATTTTTAAGTATACAAAAATTACTTAGCGAATTTTTTGTATTTGTTCATGAACTTATCAACTCTACCTGCAGTGTCAACTAGTTTTACTTTACCAGTGTAGAAAGGGTGAGAAGTTGAAGAGATTTCCATTTTGATTAGTGGATACTCTTGTCCTTCGTACTCGATAGTGTCTTTTGTTTCTGCAGTAGACTTGCAAAGAAACACCTCGTCGTTACTCATATCTTTGAAAACAACAAGTCTATAATTTTCTGGGTGGATTCCGTTTTTCATAATACTATTTTTAAAAAAATTAAGTTTGCTTTCGAAATAGTAATGGATATTTCTCTGCTAAATTTTAGGTTGCAAAAATACAACATTTTTTTAAAATTCCAAATACTGAATTCATTTTTTTTTATTGGTAAGAAATTTAAAGTATTTTCGTTAAATTTGGAACTTACTTAAACCTTAATTTCAATGAAATTCAAATTATTACTGGCTTTTTCCTTCTGGATGTTACTTGTAGCAGTATCATGTAATAAGGATGATATTACGTTTGACAGCCCTACGCAGCAGCTAAGTTTCTCAAGAGACACAGTATTCTGTGATACGGTATATCATCAGGTACGTTCAGAAACCTATGTAGTAAAAGTATATAATAATGAAGATAAGGATATCATGATCCCAAGAGTAAATCTTGAGAAAGGTGCCTCTTCATTATATAGAATCAATGTAGATGGAAAACCTGGATATGATTTTCAAAATGTTCCTTTAAGAAAGAAAGACAGTCTTTATATTTTTGTTGAAATTGCCCCTGAAGCTACCGGACCAGAAGCGATTGCTGAGGACAAAGTTATTTTCACAGGGCCTGCAGGACAGCAGCATGTGACCTTATTTTCTGTAGTTCAGGATGCTGAATTTTTTATTCAGACTCCCGGCAACCCTAATGAAATTACCAATTCCACTACATGGAATAACAATAAAGCAAAGATCATCTACGGGAATCTTACCATCAACCCAAGTGTAACACTGGACATAAATCCTGGAACTAAGGTATACTTCCACAAAAACAGTGGAATGAAAGTTTCTTCCGGAGCTGTTTTAAATATCAATGGAACTCAGACCGATCAGGTTATTCTTCGTGGAGACAGAAATGATCCTTATTATGATACGATTCCTAAAAACTGGAATTCTATTAAAATGGAAGCAAATTCTACGCTCAAGATGAACCATGCAAGACTTTTCGGAGGAACAAGAGGTTTTGATATGAGACAAACCAATGCTACTATCACCAATTCATTCATCCATACTTTCTTTGAATACGGTATCTATGCGGTAGGTTCTACTGTGAATGCCAATAACCTTGTGATGAACAATTGCGGTTTATCATGTATCGGTATTTTCAGAGGAGGAAAACACAGCTATACTCACGCTACGATTGCCAATTATTCCAGAACAATGAGCTCTTTTGACAGAAGCGGAATTTTTGCAGCCAATGAATGGAAGAATGATGCAGGACAATCAGAACAGGGCGCTTTACAGCTGCTTGATATTAAAAACAGTATCATATATTCTGATAGGGATGATGCTATTCATTTTGAACAGACTCCGGGACAGCAGTTTGAATTCTTACTTCAAAATTCATTAATAAAATATACCAGTGCAACAGGAGCAGGTTTCACTTTTGACAATAATCCAAACGTAATACAAACAACCAAGAATACTGATCCACAGTTTGTCAACTATTTTATGGCTAAAATGAATTTAAGGGTAAAACCAGGTTCTCCAGCTCTTGGAAAAGGAAATGCGGCTGTTGCAGCAACAGTACCTTTCGATATTGTGAATGTATCCAGAACTACAAACCCAACGCTGGGAGCTTATCAATAATGGAAATTACCCAGTTACAACAGCAGGTTGATGAATGGATCAAAACCATTGGCGTAAGATACTTTAATGAGCTTACGAATATGGCGATGCTGACAGAAGAAGTAGGTGAAGTAGCGAGAATCATTGCCAGAAGGTATGGTGAACAAAGCGAAAAGGAAAGCGATAAAACAAAAGATCTTGGCGAAGAACTGGCTGATGTACTTTTTGTAACATTATGCCTGGCTAATCAGACGGGAGTTAATTTACAGGACGCTTTTGACAGAAAAATGAAAATCAAGACTGACCGGGATAAAGACCGGCATCAGAATAATGAAAAATTGAAATAATTATAAATGATGAGTTATGAATTATAGATGAATTTGTAACTCATAATTTTTTTAATATCATGTAGATAATAATGAAGAAGCTAGAAAAATCAAAGTTATCAGGAGGAAAAACAGTACAGATCAGCGGTTCGAAAAGTATTTCGAATCGTTTATTGATTCTGGAAAGTCTGTTTAGCAATATAAAAATCGGAAATCTATCCAATTCTCAGGATACTCAGTTGCTGAAAAAAGCATTATCTGAAAATATAGAAGTGGTAGACATTCACCATGCAGGAACGGCAATGCGCTTTCTTACTTCTTATTATTCTATCCAGGAAGGAAAGACTACTATTCTTACCGGCTCAGGAAGAATGAAAGAAAGACCGATCAAAAATCTGGTAAGTGCCTTGAGGGATCTTGGGGTAGAAATTGAGTATTTGGAGAATGAAGGCTTTCCTCCTTTAAAAATTACAGGAAAAAAGATCACCCAGACTTCTGTGAATGTTCCGGCCAATATTTCAAGCCAGTTTATTACCTCTCTGCTTCTTGTTGCAGGAAAACTTGAAAACGGAATGGAAATTAATCTTGTAGGGAAGGTTACATCTAGGTCTTATATTGAAATGACCCTTGATATTCTGACAAAATTTGGTATCCAAAGCAGTTTTGAAGGAAATTCGATCAAAGTAGCCCCCTTCACTCCTGACCATAATGCAGAAGTACATTATGAAGTAGAGAGTGACTGGAGTTCGGCTTCTTACTTCTACTCTATCTGTGCTTTGGGAAGAGAAACCATCCACCTGAAAAGTTTTTACAAAGAGTCAACGCAGGGAGATTCTGCAATTGCCAATATCTATGAGAAGTTCTTCGGAATCAAAACAACATTCTCTGAAGATGAGCATCAACTAACGCTGGAACCTCAGCCAGATTTTTCTTTTCCGGAAAAAATTATCCTGGATATGAATGACTGTCCTGATATTGCACAAACTCTTTGTGTAACAGCCGCAGCCTTAAAAATACCTTTTGATATTTCCGGATTGGGAACTTTAAGAGTAAAAGAAACCGACAGACTTCTTGCCTTATATAATGAGCTTGAAAAACTGGGCACTGAAACAGAAATTACAGATTTAACGATTAAATCAATCCGTTTTGGAGAGCCACAGGATCATATTTCTATCAAAACGTATCAGGATCACAGAATGGCAATGAGTTTTGCTCCGTTCTGCCTGATTAATGAGCTTACTATTGAGGATGAAAATGTAGTTGAAAAATCTTATCCAATGTTTTGGGAAGACCTTGAAAGTATTGTAACAAATTAATTTAAAAATGTGGTAATTTGGAAATGGTTTCATTCTGGATTACCACATTTTAATCATACTACTAATAATGAGACTCATCTTTCTCTTTTTGGCTTTCTTATCTGTGACGAGCTTACCTGCTCAGAATCTGAAAAATTTTTCTGTTCCGAAAGGTTATACCCAGATTGTGGAAGCCAAAGGCGATCTTGACAAAGATGGAAAAGATGAAACTATCCTGATATTTAATACGAATATAAAAGCATCAGACAAGCAAAACCTGGAAGGTACAAATGACTATAAAAGGGTTTTCTATATTCTGAAAAAAGGAAACAGCGGTCTAAAAGTATGGAACGAAAATTCTACCCTCCTTTTTTCAAGCGGATTCGGATTTTATCCTTCTGATAATACTCTTGAAATCAATATAAAAAATAACTGTCTTATTATTGAACAGCAGTTTTTTACCAATTCAAGGCATACCCAGCAATATAAACATACCTTCAGATTTCAGAACGGAGATTTTTATCTTATAGGTTCGCACGATCATTTTGAAGACACCTGTGAATTCAGTTTTACAAATGAAATCAATTTTTCTACAGGGCAAGTAATTGTTGACAGAGAATATTCATCCTGTGATGATGGCACCAAAGTACCCGAAAACTCACACAAAGAGTTTTCTCATAAATTCCCGGCTCTTATTAAAATGAATGATTTCTTTATCGGAGACCACAAGTTCAAAGTTCCCGGGTCGAAGGAGGATTTTGTGTTTTAGGATGGAAGATTGAAGCTGGAGGTTACTGTTAGGTGGTTGATCTATCATAGCTGCTTTATTGTAAATCCATTACTATTTAACTAGTAACGATTTCTCTTTTTCCACCATCCATCCCCCAACTTCCTGACTTTATAGCAACTTAATCATCTCTTAAGATTAAATTAACTCCTTGTACTTTGATATATTCTTATTTTTAAGCTGCATTAAAAAATAAAAAAACTATGTTCAAACAAAGCATGAAACGTTTTACAGCCATCACTCTTGGGGTTGTTACTGCGTCGATCTTCTTTTCCTGTTCAAATGACAGCATGATGGAAAGAGATAATGAAACTCTTGCAGCCTCTTTAGCAAAAACAAGTAATAAGGCTTCATTATTACCTATTGCCATGAATAGCTGGATGTCTGGTCTTCAGGATAATATTTCAATTTCAAAAATCTCTATTCCCGGGACTCATGATTCCGGTGCACGTGTAGATGCTCCTGTTGTATCAGGTACGGCTAAAACTCAAGACCTCAGCATTGCAGAACAACTGAATGCAGGAGTCCGTTTTCTGGATATCCGTTGCAGACATATTGACAATTCTTTCACCATTCATCACGGTGCGATTTACCAAAATCTGAATTTTGATGATGTGCTTAATGCCTGCTATACGTTCCTTAACAGCCATCCATCAGAAACAATTATCATGTCTGTAAAGGAAGAATATGACGCATCCAACACTACCAGAAGTTTTGAGCAGACCTTCGATTCTTATGTACAGAAAAATCCTTCTAAATGGGATCTTGGGGCAAACATTCCTGCATTAGGAGCTGTAAGAGGAAAGATCAAATTGTTGAGAAGGTTTTCTTCAGGAACAACTAAAGGAATCAATGCTTCTCCGTGGGCAGATAATACGACATTTGATATCAACAATTCCGGCGTACAATTAAAAGTTCAGGATTATTATAAGGTTACCAACAATGATGATAAGTGGAATGGAATTTCCAGCCTGCTTAATGAAGCCAAAAATGATACTAACGGAAAGCTTTTCGTGAATTTCACCAGCGGTTATAAACCGGGAATCTTTGGGATCCCAAGTATTCCTACAGTATCCAATACCATTAATCCAAAACTTAAGACCTTCTTCCAGACGAATACTCAGGGTTCATATGGAATAATGCCGATTGACTTTGTAAATGCGGAACTGTCTGAATTAATAGTGAAGACCAATTTCTAATTCATTATTTGTTAGATATATTTATAGGCTGTTTCTTTTTTGAGGCAGCCTTTTTAAATTTTGTTCTTGTTTTATCTCAGGCTTTAAATCAATACACAAAAAAGACTGTTTCTTTTTTGAAACAGTCTCTCTTTGTAAAAGTAAAAGTATTAAAATCAAAAGTTATTTCTGTATTCCGTAGGCTGCCAATATCTTGTTGAAAATCTCTGTATTTTCAAATAATCCTGTAAATTCTTTAGAGTTCGGACCGTATGCAAAAACACTTGACGGAATGGAGGTATGATCATTCGTACTGAAGTTTCCGAATATCCAGCCATCTTTCAGGCTTCCGTCCAATAGCGTCAAACCACCTGTTTCATGATCTCCCACCACGATTACCAGGGTTTCTTTATTTTCATCAGCAAATTTCATTGCCTTACCAACCACATGATCAAAGTCCAGTAATTCTGTAACCAGCTGCTCAATATTGTTGCTATGACCTCCTCCATCAGTCTGAGAAGCTTCTATCATCATAAAGAATCCGTTTTTATTATTCTTTAAATTATTTAAGGTAAGATCGAACGCATCGGAAAGCCAGTTTCCTCTTCCGTTGGTTATTCTTTGTGAAGCCAGAGGATCAATCACCAAAGTACGGTTCTTAATTGCAGTAACTGATTTCAAATCTTTATACAAATCGACTTTGGCATCTTTAAATTTCTGTACATTTTCCTGAGACAGTCCGTTTGTAGGGCCTCCGATAAGAATTCTCGTTTTTGAAGCTGCGAAATCTTTCAAAATAGGTTCGGAACTATTTCTATTGTCTGAGTGTGCATAGAAATCAGCAGGCGTTGCATCTGTAACATCACCCGTAGAAATCAATCCGGAGACCATTCCTTTCTCAGCGATAATATCAGGAATTTGTGCGAGTGCTTTTCCCATATTGTCAACTCCTACAAAAGTATTTTTAGTTTTCACTCCTGTTGCAAATGCTGTAGAACCCGGTGCTGAATCTGTAATATAGGCATTGGATGAATTGGTTTTGGAAAGTCCTGTAGCTTTCATATTGAAAACATTTAACTTTCCTTTGTTGGCTGTAAAGGCAGCATAGTATTGCGGAAGAGAAGTTCCGTCTGGTATAAGAAGGATCACATTCTTTACCTTTTTAACCACTCCGTCTGATGCATAAGTCGGAGTATAGGTGCTGTATTCTTTTGTATTTTTATAAAAGTTTTTCGGGATAGAGTTCATGAATTTTTTTAGATCCGGAATATGGTCGGTATTGATATAATCTACTCCCATATCCATAAAATTCACCCATGCATTAGGAAAGTCCGGAGCCCCGTAAAAACGCACTGGTTTTTGCTGGGAATGTGCTTTTTCAACAGCAGTTCTAATCCTTGCCGTTTCCTCGTCTCTTGGGATTCCTTTTCCATTCCATTTTACCAATCCGGGAAGATCTGCACTGAACATTCCTACTCTTTTTAACTGGTCTGCAGAATAATTTTTGTCAAGATCTCCATCAAAGTAAAGATAGTCTGGATAGTTTTTAAAATCTGTCGGTTGGGGTCTTCCGCCGGTAATCACAATTTTAATTCCTGAATTTCCCGTGATCTCAGGATATTTTTTTAATGTAGCCACCAAAGCATCCAATGATGTTTTATAATCCTGCTTAATATCAATCAGCAGCTGGAGTTTTTTGCCGGCATCCGGATAGATATTCCCTTTGTTCAGCTTAATCTGTTTTGAAATATTATCGAGATAAAGGTTTTCCAGTGTTCTGTCTGCAGAAAGTTCTTTTTCGGTATGAGCTACCCAAAGATTACCTTTTACAAGAAATACATCTGCTTCTATGGAACCAAAGTTGGCATAATAAGCCTGCCAGAAAGGGATCTCCTGCATGTAATCATTATGTGAATGTGCATTGCCAACATTGTAGTTTAAATAATTCTGTGCCTGATTTTCAGAAAAAACAGCCAGGGCCAGTACAGCCAAAATTTTTGATAGTTTCCGTTTCATAATTTCTGTAAAAAACTATATCATCACAGAAGTTTCTGCAATGATATAGTGGATAATATATAAGATTAAGATGTTACCAGCCTTCATTTTGCTTGATGATTCCATGACTGTTTACGATTTCAGCCTGCGGAACTGCCCAAACATTATGTACAGCTGGATTAAAATTTCTTGCTGCCCAAACCTCCTGTCCGTTAATACCATGCAGAGGCTTGGCATAAGCTGCCTGTGCATCTCCCCAACGTACAAGGTCTCTGTGTCTGTCTGCCCATTCACCTGCCAGCTCACAGCGTCTTTCATGTTTAAGGTCTGCCATTGTACATCCGTTTTTCGGAGATAAACCTGCACGTACTCTGATCATATTGATTTCCTGATCTGCAGATTTCCCCTGCATCAATGCAGCTTCTGCTTTGATAAGGATAACCTCAGCATAACGCATGATCGGAACGGCAAGATCCGTACACGGATAATCTCCGTTGGCACTCACATGACCGCTGTTAAGCTGATATTTGAAAGCATCCATATATTTATTGAACTGATATCCGGTAAGTGAATTGGTAGAAGCATATATTCTTTCTTTCCCGTTAAAGGTAAATTTGTCACCTATTTTCAGGATGGATGCACTTCTTCTAAGATCCCCTGTTTCATATTCGTCATAAAGTTCTTTTGTAGGCTGAAAATATCCCCATCCGTTATATTCGCCCCATCCTTTATTTTCAAGCATTACGCCCGGAAGAATACTTCCCCATGCTGTAAACTTAGGTGTCCCGGGGACAGACCAGATATATTCTGAGCTGTAGTTGTTTTCAGCTTTGAAGACGTCAGCAAAATTACCCAGCAAAGCTCTGTTTCCTTTTGTCATCACTTCATTAGCCCAGAATTCTGCATTCTTCCAGTCTTTCATAAACAAGTATACTTTTGCCAAAAGTGCCCATGCTGCAGCTTTATGTGGTCTGCCGTAATCTTTTGCAGGAAGTTCTGCCTGAGTAGGTAATAATTCGGCTGCTCTTTTCAGGTCGTTTACAATGTAGGTGTAATTTTCCATCACATTGGCTGCTCTCGGAATCGGGTTTGGATCAGGATCCTTAGAACGGTCGATAATAGGTACTCCCGCTTTTTCATTTCCGTAAGAATAAGAAAGTTCAAAATACATTCTGCTGCTCATGAACAAAGCTTCTCCCAGGTATTTATTTTTAATGGCTTGTGAAGTCTGGATGTTATCAATATTACGGATCACACGGTTGGCCACCCCAATTACATTATATCTTTTGTTCCATTGAGTTTCAAGATCTCCCGCTGCGATGTAATTACTGCTGAAGTTTTTTGCGTTATCCGCTTCGCTCTTTGCTCTTCCGGTTACCATATCATCACTGGCGTTGATAAACCAAAATAGTCCTCTTCCGTAAAATTCACCGTCGAACAAAGGTTTATACATGGCATTAGCACCGGTAATCAGGTCATTTTCCGTTTTCCAGAAACTGGCTTCAGTAGGTGTTCCTTCCGGCTGAACATCCAACTCTCCTGTACATGATAAAAGCATTACGGATATTCCTGATACTAAAAATATTTTATTGAAAAATTTCATTTTTTACTTTTTTGTTAGTTAAAAATTATAACCCGATCTCCACCCCAAAGATGAATGAGCGTGCCTGAGGATATCTTCCGGTATCTACACCATAAGAATTCATTCCTACTTCAGGATCAAATCCTGTATATTTCGTAATCGTAAACAGGTTATTGGAAGTCATATAGATTCTCACCTTATTCACATCCAGCTTGCTGTACAATTCTTTTGGTAATGAGTAACCAATGGTAAGGTTCTTCAGCCTTAGATAAGATCCGTCTTCCACATAGAAATCCGATACTTTGGAATAATTACCGCTTGGGTCTCCGTGTACCAGTCTTGGAATATCGGTGTTCGTATTCTGAGGAGTCCATGCATTAAGGATATCTTTATCCATGTTGTAGTTCTGCCCTGTACCACCCGGGTTCAAAGAAATAAACTTCATCCCGTTGAATATTTTATTTCCGTATACGCCCTGGAAGAATAAGTTCAGATCAAAGTTTTTCCATGTCATGTTGTAAGAAAATCCGTAAGAAAACTTAGGATATGGGCTACCAAGATTAACAAAGTCATTATTATTAAGCACTCCTGTGTTACCTTCTTTCTTCAGGAACTTGATATCACCTGGTTTTGCATTCGGCTGGATAAGATTTCCGTTGGCATCTTTATAATTGTTGATCTCTTCCTGAGTCTGGAAAATTCCTCCGGTCTTGTAACCATAGAAAGAATAGAGAGGATCACCCACTTTCACGCGTGTTGGTTTCAGCACACCTCTTACTCCATTATCATTGATAAAGATCTCATTCACATTGGCAAGCTGCTTCACCGTGTTTTTTAGTTGACTCATTGTAGCTCCGACAGAGAATGTGAAATCATCAGAAACTACTTTGTTGTAATTGATTCCCAACTCGAATCCTTTATCCTGAAATAATCCTGCATTCACATACTGATTATTATATGTTGCCGTACTTGGTAAGCTTACATTGAAAATCTGATCTTTGGAATTCTTTACGAAATAATCAAACTGTAAAGAAAGGCTGTTGTGGAGGAATGAAGCATCTACCCCAAAGTTAGTCTGCTCAGATTTCCCCCATTTCAGATCCGGGTTCGGACGTGTAGTTGCGTAATAAGCAATATTTTGAGAAGGATCCTGTCCGAAAATCACATTATTATCTCTGGTCATTAATGGATTAACAGCTTGTGGAGAAATCCCTCCAAGGTTACCCAGAATACCATAACTTCCTCTCAGTTTAAGACTGGAAAGCCATGAAATATCTTTCATAAAATTTTCTTTCGAAACTACCCATGCACCGGAAACCGCATAATAGTTAGCAAATCTGTTCTGTTTTGCTACCAGTGAAGAACCATCACGTCTTCCCAATACACTTATGATATACTTTCCTGCATAGTCATAATTTACTCTCGCCAGATAAGAAACCAAAGATTGCTTGAATCTGTAACTGGAAACATCTTTATTGGTATCTGCAGCATTCTGAAGATGTTGGAAAACCTCAGCTTCACTTCTGAAATCATAGGCTTTTGCTACAAAA is a genomic window containing:
- a CDS encoding phosphatidylinositol-specific phospholipase C, which encodes MKRFTAITLGVVTASIFFSCSNDSMMERDNETLAASLAKTSNKASLLPIAMNSWMSGLQDNISISKISIPGTHDSGARVDAPVVSGTAKTQDLSIAEQLNAGVRFLDIRCRHIDNSFTIHHGAIYQNLNFDDVLNACYTFLNSHPSETIIMSVKEEYDASNTTRSFEQTFDSYVQKNPSKWDLGANIPALGAVRGKIKLLRRFSSGTTKGINASPWADNTTFDINNSGVQLKVQDYYKVTNNDDKWNGISSLLNEAKNDTNGKLFVNFTSGYKPGIFGIPSIPTVSNTINPKLKTFFQTNTQGSYGIMPIDFVNAELSELIVKTNF
- a CDS encoding type B 50S ribosomal protein L31; the encoded protein is MKNGIHPENYRLVVFKDMSNDEVFLCKSTAETKDTIEYEGQEYPLIKMEISSTSHPFYTGKVKLVDTAGRVDKFMNKYKKFAK
- a CDS encoding alkaline phosphatase; translated protein: MKRKLSKILAVLALAVFSENQAQNYLNYNVGNAHSHNDYMQEIPFWQAYYANFGSIEADVFLVKGNLWVAHTEKELSADRTLENLYLDNISKQIKLNKGNIYPDAGKKLQLLIDIKQDYKTSLDALVATLKKYPEITGNSGIKIVITGGRPQPTDFKNYPDYLYFDGDLDKNYSADQLKRVGMFSADLPGLVKWNGKGIPRDEETARIRTAVEKAHSQQKPVRFYGAPDFPNAWVNFMDMGVDYINTDHIPDLKKFMNSIPKNFYKNTKEYSTYTPTYASDGVVKKVKNVILLIPDGTSLPQYYAAFTANKGKLNVFNMKATGLSKTNSSNAYITDSAPGSTAFATGVKTKNTFVGVDNMGKALAQIPDIIAEKGMVSGLISTGDVTDATPADFYAHSDNRNSSEPILKDFAASKTRILIGGPTNGLSQENVQKFKDAKVDLYKDLKSVTAIKNRTLVIDPLASQRITNGRGNWLSDAFDLTLNNLKNNKNGFFMMIEASQTDGGGHSNNIEQLVTELLDFDHVVGKAMKFADENKETLVIVVGDHETGGLTLLDGSLKDGWIFGNFSTNDHTSIPSSVFAYGPNSKEFTGLFENTEIFNKILAAYGIQK
- a CDS encoding RagB/SusD family nutrient uptake outer membrane protein translates to MKFFNKIFLVSGISVMLLSCTGELDVQPEGTPTEASFWKTENDLITGANAMYKPLFDGEFYGRGLFWFINASDDMVTGRAKSEADNAKNFSSNYIAAGDLETQWNKRYNVIGVANRVIRNIDNIQTSQAIKNKYLGEALFMSSRMYFELSYSYGNEKAGVPIIDRSKDPDPNPIPRAANVMENYTYIVNDLKRAAELLPTQAELPAKDYGRPHKAAAWALLAKVYLFMKDWKNAEFWANEVMTKGNRALLGNFADVFKAENNYSSEYIWSVPGTPKFTAWGSILPGVMLENKGWGEYNGWGYFQPTKELYDEYETGDLRRSASILKIGDKFTFNGKERIYASTNSLTGYQFNKYMDAFKYQLNSGHVSANGDYPCTDLAVPIMRYAEVILIKAEAALMQGKSADQEINMIRVRAGLSPKNGCTMADLKHERRCELAGEWADRHRDLVRWGDAQAAYAKPLHGINGQEVWAARNFNPAVHNVWAVPQAEIVNSHGIIKQNEGW
- a CDS encoding SusC/RagA family TonB-linked outer membrane protein translates to MNVFKIPVSVTYLTGRVLLIGAISASPMFLAQKKDSLKEKSIDEIVVVGYGTQKKSKVSGAVSEASLDKLTSRSLSGVGEVLQGKAPGVTVVNEGGDPNGSPKVNIRGLGGINGETPLYVVDGVVFNGTPSINPNDIQDISVLKDASAAIYGARSSGGVILITTKKGKKGNLTVDFDVKYGVNQAWRLKESLNAAEFQDVMYKAYENAGKLGSLPIAFNPNQYPDGRITRTDWMKEIFRTGTIQEYNVNLSGGSEKSRYFVGMNHRNLEGILLNTQAKRYNFRVNSEHKVKDWLTIGENMYYNYSDGNTADTKSGYTGALVAAMYYPPNVPVYTPSGAFSGLPIDVAGGYGDMINPVAYLKRISIRNPTHEILINPYAEITLAKDLKFRSNFSQTFKLGDVKNFTYRVLEVGKIFDTNNLEYQSNNSSTALAEQLLTYKIAAGKHNFDFLGGFTFQKTIDDGFVAKAYDFRSEAEVFQHLQNAADTNKDVSSYRFKQSLVSYLARVNYDYAGKYIISVLGRRDGSSLVAKQNRFANYYAVSGAWVVSKENFMKDISWLSSLKLRGSYGILGNLGGISPQAVNPLMTRDNNVIFGQDPSQNIAYYATTRPNPDLKWGKSEQTNFGVDASFLHNSLSLQFDYFVKNSKDQIFNVSLPSTATYNNQYVNAGLFQDKGFELGINYNKVVSDDFTFSVGATMSQLKNTVKQLANVNEIFINDNGVRGVLKPTRVKVGDPLYSFYGYKTGGIFQTQEEINNYKDANGNLIQPNAKPGDIKFLKKEGNTGVLNNNDFVNLGSPYPKFSYGFSYNMTWKNFDLNLFFQGVYGNKIFNGMKFISLNPGGTGQNYNMDKDILNAWTPQNTNTDIPRLVHGDPSGNYSKVSDFYVEDGSYLRLKNLTIGYSLPKELYSKLDVNKVRIYMTSNNLFTITKYTGFDPEVGMNSYGVDTGRYPQARSFIFGVEIGL
- a CDS encoding 3-phosphoshikimate 1-carboxyvinyltransferase, which gives rise to MKKLEKSKLSGGKTVQISGSKSISNRLLILESLFSNIKIGNLSNSQDTQLLKKALSENIEVVDIHHAGTAMRFLTSYYSIQEGKTTILTGSGRMKERPIKNLVSALRDLGVEIEYLENEGFPPLKITGKKITQTSVNVPANISSQFITSLLLVAGKLENGMEINLVGKVTSRSYIEMTLDILTKFGIQSSFEGNSIKVAPFTPDHNAEVHYEVESDWSSASYFYSICALGRETIHLKSFYKESTQGDSAIANIYEKFFGIKTTFSEDEHQLTLEPQPDFSFPEKIILDMNDCPDIAQTLCVTAAALKIPFDISGLGTLRVKETDRLLALYNELEKLGTETEITDLTIKSIRFGEPQDHISIKTYQDHRMAMSFAPFCLINELTIEDENVVEKSYPMFWEDLESIVTN
- a CDS encoding nucleotide pyrophosphohydrolase, with protein sequence MEITQLQQQVDEWIKTIGVRYFNELTNMAMLTEEVGEVARIIARRYGEQSEKESDKTKDLGEELADVLFVTLCLANQTGVNLQDAFDRKMKIKTDRDKDRHQNNEKLK